One window of the Oncorhynchus keta strain PuntledgeMale-10-30-2019 chromosome 31, Oket_V2, whole genome shotgun sequence genome contains the following:
- the LOC118380515 gene encoding mucin-2-like isoform X22, which translates to MSDSSGSKPFMVTSSINLKVTTPSFYNQPKKFASVNPPRPKSQSDPSPPPGSTPPAGPSPPPSLVSSTRGVGTAVIGRVGVMPPPPPSLCEDFPPPPPPMDDELPAPPPNCATTPPASDAPPPAFPPPPAVDDLPLPPAPPEENACLPRSPSPPPPPPPPPLPVSGPSSVPSAGENSQRLEKQTSFDKQLGSLTDLLSEMETRGPFNPKLPSQYSAPPPPAPKPAGPPPTAPKPNLSFLPPPEMGDKPPPAPWAEELKLRTTHRQANNATSAPAPAPQPFAKAPVGASKALGGMKTGTSMPPVGLKNQNHAPAPFGVAPKPSPVASSFPPPPAAPPAPPANKVAPPAFNHSKPSSIDSQMTVSPPPPAPVPPPQPKAMTSPPSSYSQPMKSPPSSKPSPPGPVSVPGGGVPLSMREVEELERMTNAFIKDMDTHAPVITSAPTGTHTPSVHHLSTYRYTHTLRSSPQHLQVHTHPPFITSAPTGTHTPSAHHLSTYRYTHTLRSAPQHLQVHTHPPLITSAPTGTHTPSAHHLSTYRYTHTPSAHHLSTYRYTHTLRSSPQHLQVHTHPPFSTSAPTGTHTPSAHHLSTYRYTHTPSAHHLSTYRYTHTLRSSPQHLQVHTHPPFSTSAPTGTHTPSAHHLSTYRYTHTLRSAPQHLQVHTHPPFSTSAPTGTHTPSAHHLSTYRYTHTLRSSPQHLQVHTHPPFSTSAPTGTHTPSAHHLSTYRYTHTLRSSPQHLQVHTHTLRSSPTGTHTPSAHHLQVHTHPPFSTYRYTHTLRSSPQHLQVHTHTLRSSPQHLQVHTHTPSVHHLSTYRYTHTHPPLITSAPTGTHTHPPFSTSAPTGTHTPSVQHLSTYRYTHTLRSSPQHLQVHTHPPLITYRYTHTLRSAPTGTHTPSAQHLQVHTHPPLITSAPTGTHTPYAHHLQVHTHPPFSTTGTHTPSAHHLQVHTHPPLITSAPTGTHTPSVQHLSTYRYTHTLRSSPQHLQVHTHPPFSTSAPTGTQTPSVQHLQVHTHPPLITSAPTGTHTPSAHHLSTYRYTHTLRSAPTGTHTPSAHHLSTYRYTHTLRSAPQHLQVNTHPPLITSAPTGTHTHTLRSAPTGTHTPSAHHLSTYRYTHTLRSAPQHLQVHTHPPLITSAPTGTHTPSAHHLSTYRYTHTLRSAPTGTHTPSAHHLSTYRYTHTLRSAPQHLQVNTHPPLITSAPTGTHTPSAHHLSTYRYTHTHPPLSTYRYTHTLRSSPQHLQVHTHPPLITYRYTHTLRSAPTGTHTPSVDHRSTYRYTHTHPPFSTYRYTHTHPPFSTYRYTHTHPPFSTSAPTGTHTPSAHHLSTYRYTHTLRSSPQHLQIHTHTLRSSPQHLQVHTHHPLITSAPTGTHTPSVQHLSTYRYTHSLRSSPQHLQVHTHSLRSSPQHLQVHTHPPLITSAPTGTHTPSVQHLSTYR; encoded by the exons ATGTCTGACTCCAGCGGCAGTAAACCCTTCATGGTGACTTCCTCCATCAACCTCAAAGTCACCACCCCCTCCTTCTACAACCAGCCAAAGAAGTTTGCCTCGGTCAACCCGCCACGCCCCAAAAGCCAGTCCGACCCGTCGCCTCCCCCGGGCTCAACTCCTCCCGCaggtccctctcctccccccagtCTGGTCTCCTCAACACGCGGTGTCGGCACAGCTGTCATTGGTCGAGTTGGAGTGATGCCTCCACCCCCACCATCGCTATGCGAAG ACTTcccgccccctcctcctccaatgGATGATGAGCTGCCAGCCCCTCCCCCCAATTGTGCAACCACACCTCCAGCCTCTGATGCCCCTCCCCCtgccttccctccccctcccgcAGTGGATGACCTGCCCCTCCCCCCCGCCCCGCCTGAGGAGAATGCCTGTCTCCCCCGTTccccgtctccccctcctccaccaccccctccccctctcccagtctctggtcCCAGCAGTGTCCCCAGTGCTGGGGAGAACTCTCAG CGTCTGGAAAAGCAGACTAGTTTTGACAAACAGCTGGGCTCTCTGACTGACCTGCTGTCTGAGATGGAGACCAGAGGACCCTTCAACCCCAAG TTGCCCAGTCAGtactcagctcctcctcctcctgcccccaAGCCTGCAGGGCCTCCCCCCACTGCTCCCAAGCccaacctctccttcctcccccctccagagATGGGAGACAAACCCCCTCCCGCTCCCTGGGCAGAGGAGCTCAAACTCCGGACGACACACCGACAAGCCAATAACGCTACATCTGCCCCAGCTCCTGCCCCACAGCCATTTGCTAAGGCACCAGTCGGGGCTTCTAAGGCTCTTGGGGGCATGAAAACGGGGACGTCCATGCCTCCTGTGGGGCTGAAGAACCAGAACCACGCCCCGGCTCCATTTGGCGTTGCTCCTAAACCTTCCCCTGTAGCcagctccttccctcctcctcctgccgcTCCTCCTGCCCCACCAGCCAACAAAGTGGCTCCCCCAGCCTTCAATCACTCAAAGCCCTCTTCCATTGACTCTCAGATGACTGTGAGCCCGCCCCCTCCTGCCCCCGTGCCCCCTCCTCAGCCCAAAGCGATGACATCACCACCCTCTTCTTATAGCCAGCCAATGAAATCTCCCCCTTCATCAAAG CCCTCGCCTCCTgggcctgtctctgtcccaggtggaggtgttcctctctccatgagggaggtggaggagctgGAGAGAATGACCAATGCATTCATCaaagacatggacacacacgcTCCCGtcatcacctcagcacctacaggtacacacacaccctccgttcatcacctcagcacctacaggtacacacacaccctccgctcatcacctcagcacctacaggtacacacacaccctccgttcatcacctcagcacctacaggtacacacacaccctccgctcatcacctcagcacctacaggtacacacacaccctccgttcagcacctcagcacctacaggtacacacacaccctccgctcatcacctcagcacctacaggtacacacacaccctccgctcatcacctcagcacctacaggtacacacacactccctccgctcatcacctcagcacctacaggtacacacacaccctccgctcatcacctcagcacctacaggtacacacacaccctccgttcagcacctcagcacctacaggtacacacactccctccgctcatcacctcagcacctacaggtacacacacactccctccgctcatcacctcagcacctacaggtacacacacaccctccgctcatcacctcagcacctacaggtacacacacaccctccgttcagcacctcagcacctacaggtacacacactccctccgctcatcacctcagcacctacaggtacacacacaccctccgttcagcacctcagcacctacaggtacacacacaccctccgttcagcacctcagcacctacaggtacacacacaccctccgctcatcacctcagcacctacaggtacacacacaccctccgctcatcacctcagcacctacaggtacacacacaccctccgttcagcacctcagcacctacaggtacacacacaccctccgctcatcacctcagcacctacaggtacacacacaccctccgctcatcacctcagcacctacaggtacacacacacaccctccgctcatcacctacaggtacacacacaccctccgctcatcacctacaggtacacacacaccctccgttcagcacctacaggtacacacacaccctccgctcatcacctcagcacctacaggtacacacacacaccctccgctcatcacctcagcacctacaggtacacacacacacaccctccgttcatcacctcagcacctacaggtacacacacacacaccctccgctcatcacctcagcacctacaggtacacacacacaccctccgttcagcacctcagcacctacaggtacacacacaccctccgttcagcacctcagcacctacaggtacacacacaccctccgctcatcacctcagcacctacaggtacacacacaccctccgctcatcacctacaggtacacacacaccctccgttcagcacctacaggtacacacacaccctccgctcagcacctacaggtacacacacaccctccgctcatcacctcagcacctacaggtacacacacaccctacgctcatcacctacaggtacacacacaccctccgttcagcaccacaggtacacacacaccctccgctcatcacctacaggtacacacacaccctccgctcatcacctcagcacctacaggtacacacacaccctccgttcagcacctcagcacctacaggtacacacacaccctccgctcatcacctcagcacctacaggtacacacacaccctccgttcagcacctcagcacctacaggtacacaaacaccctccgttcagcacctacaggtacacacacaccctccgctcatcacctcagcacctacaggtacacatacaccctccgctcatcacctcagcacctacaggtacacacacaccctccgttcagcacctacaggtacacacacaccctccgctcatcacctcagcacctacaggtacacacacaccctccgttcagcacctcagcacctacaggtaaacacacaccctccgctcatcacctcagcacctacag gtacacacacacacaccctccgctcagcacctacaggtacacacacaccctccgctcatcacctcagcacctacaggtacacacacaccctccgttcagcacctcagcacctacaggtacacacacaccctccgctcatcacctcagcacctacaggtacacatacaccctccgctcatcacctcagcacctacaggtacacacacaccctccgttcagcacctacaggtacacacacaccctccgctcatcacctcagcacctacaggtacacacacaccctccgttcagcacctcagcacctacaggtaaacacacaccctccgctcatcacctcagcacctacaggtacacacacaccctccgctcatcacctcagcacctacaggtacacacacacacaccctccgctcagcacctacaggtacacacacaccctccgctcatcacctcagcacctacag gtacacacacaccctccgctcatcacctacaggtacacacacaccctccgttcagcacctacaggtacacacacaccctccgttgATCACcgcagcacctacaggtacacacacacacaccctccgttcagcacctacaggtacacacacacacaccctccgttcagcacctacaggtacacacacacacaccctccgttcagcacctcagcacctacaggtacacacacaccctccgctcatcacctcagcacctacaggtacacacacaccctccgctcatcacctcagcacctacagatacacacacacaccctccgttcatcacctcagcacctacaggtacacacacaccatccgctcatcacctcagcacctacaggtacacacacaccctccgttcagcacctcagcacctacag gtacacacactccctccgctcatcacctcagcacctacaggtacacacacactccctccgctcatcacctcagcacctacaggtacacacacaccctccgctcatcacctcagcacctacaggtacacacacaccctccgttcagcacctcagcacctacag gtaa
- the LOC118380515 gene encoding mucin-2-like isoform X26: MSDSSGSKPFMVTSSINLKVTTPSFYNQPKKFASVNPPRPKSQSDPSPPPGSTPPAGPSPPPSLVSSTRGVGTAVIGRVGVMPPPPPSLCEDFPPPPPPMDDELPAPPPNCATTPPASDAPPPAFPPPPAVDDLPLPPAPPEENACLPRSPSPPPPPPPPPLPVSGPSSVPSAGENSQRLEKQTSFDKQLGSLTDLLSEMETRGPFNPKLPSQYSAPPPPAPKPAGPPPTAPKPNLSFLPPPEMGDKPPPAPWAEELKLRTTHRQANNATSAPAPAPQPFAKAPVGASKALGGMKTGTSMPPVGLKNQNHAPAPFGVAPKPSPVASSFPPPPAAPPAPPANKVAPPAFNHSKPSSIDSQMTVSPPPPAPVPPPQPKAMTSPPSSYSQPMKSPPSSKPSPPGPVSVPGGGVPLSMREVEELERMTNAFIKDMDTHAPVITSAPTGTHTPSVHHLSTYRYTHTLRSSPQHLQVHTHPPFITSAPTGTHTPSAHHLSTYRYTHTLRSAPQHLQVHTHPPLITSAPTGTHTPSAHHLSTYRYTHTPSAHHLSTYRYTHTLRSSPQHLQVHTHPPFSTSAPTGTHTPSAHHLSTYRYTHTPSAHHLSTYRYTHTLRSSPQHLQVHTHPPFSTSAPTGTHTPSAHHLSTYRYTHTLRSAPQHLQVHTHPPFSTSAPTGTHTPSAHHLSTYRYTHTLRSSPQHLQVHTHPPFSTSAPTGTHTPSAHHLSTYRYTHTLRSSPQHLQVHTHTLRSSPTGTHTPSAHHLQVHTHPPFSTYRYTHTLRSSPQHLQVHTHTLRSSPQHLQVHTHTPSVHHLSTYRYTHTHPPLITSAPTGTHTHPPFSTSAPTGTHTPSVQHLSTYRYTHTLRSSPQHLQVHTHPPLITYRYTHTLRSAPTGTHTPSAQHLQVHTHPPLITSAPTGTHTPYAHHLQVHTHPPFSTTGTHTPSAHHLQVHTHPPLITSAPTGTHTPSVQHLSTYRYTHTLRSSPQHLQVHTHPPFSTSAPTGTQTPSVQHLQVHTHPPLITSAPTGTHTPSAHHLSTYRYTHTLRSAPTGTHTPSAHHLSTYRYTHTLRSAPQHLQVNTHPPLITSAPTGTHTHTLRSAPTGTHTPSAHHLSTYRYTHTLRSAPQHLQVHTHPPLITSAPTGTHTPSAHHLSTYRYTHTLRSAPTGTHTPSAHHLSTYRYTHTLRSAPQHLQVNTHPPLITSAPTGTHTPSAHHLSTYRYTHTHPPLSTYRYTHTLRSSPQHLQVHTHPPLITYRYTHTLRSAPTGTHTPSAQHLQVHTHPPLITSAPTGTHTPSVQHHRYTHTLRSSPTGTHTPSAHHLSTYRYTHTLRSAPQHLQVHTHPPLITSAPTGTHTPSVQHLSTYR, encoded by the exons ATGTCTGACTCCAGCGGCAGTAAACCCTTCATGGTGACTTCCTCCATCAACCTCAAAGTCACCACCCCCTCCTTCTACAACCAGCCAAAGAAGTTTGCCTCGGTCAACCCGCCACGCCCCAAAAGCCAGTCCGACCCGTCGCCTCCCCCGGGCTCAACTCCTCCCGCaggtccctctcctccccccagtCTGGTCTCCTCAACACGCGGTGTCGGCACAGCTGTCATTGGTCGAGTTGGAGTGATGCCTCCACCCCCACCATCGCTATGCGAAG ACTTcccgccccctcctcctccaatgGATGATGAGCTGCCAGCCCCTCCCCCCAATTGTGCAACCACACCTCCAGCCTCTGATGCCCCTCCCCCtgccttccctccccctcccgcAGTGGATGACCTGCCCCTCCCCCCCGCCCCGCCTGAGGAGAATGCCTGTCTCCCCCGTTccccgtctccccctcctccaccaccccctccccctctcccagtctctggtcCCAGCAGTGTCCCCAGTGCTGGGGAGAACTCTCAG CGTCTGGAAAAGCAGACTAGTTTTGACAAACAGCTGGGCTCTCTGACTGACCTGCTGTCTGAGATGGAGACCAGAGGACCCTTCAACCCCAAG TTGCCCAGTCAGtactcagctcctcctcctcctgcccccaAGCCTGCAGGGCCTCCCCCCACTGCTCCCAAGCccaacctctccttcctcccccctccagagATGGGAGACAAACCCCCTCCCGCTCCCTGGGCAGAGGAGCTCAAACTCCGGACGACACACCGACAAGCCAATAACGCTACATCTGCCCCAGCTCCTGCCCCACAGCCATTTGCTAAGGCACCAGTCGGGGCTTCTAAGGCTCTTGGGGGCATGAAAACGGGGACGTCCATGCCTCCTGTGGGGCTGAAGAACCAGAACCACGCCCCGGCTCCATTTGGCGTTGCTCCTAAACCTTCCCCTGTAGCcagctccttccctcctcctcctgccgcTCCTCCTGCCCCACCAGCCAACAAAGTGGCTCCCCCAGCCTTCAATCACTCAAAGCCCTCTTCCATTGACTCTCAGATGACTGTGAGCCCGCCCCCTCCTGCCCCCGTGCCCCCTCCTCAGCCCAAAGCGATGACATCACCACCCTCTTCTTATAGCCAGCCAATGAAATCTCCCCCTTCATCAAAG CCCTCGCCTCCTgggcctgtctctgtcccaggtggaggtgttcctctctccatgagggaggtggaggagctgGAGAGAATGACCAATGCATTCATCaaagacatggacacacacgcTCCCGtcatcacctcagcacctacaggtacacacacaccctccgttcatcacctcagcacctacaggtacacacacaccctccgctcatcacctcagcacctacaggtacacacacaccctccgttcatcacctcagcacctacaggtacacacacaccctccgctcatcacctcagcacctacaggtacacacacaccctccgttcagcacctcagcacctacaggtacacacacaccctccgctcatcacctcagcacctacaggtacacacacaccctccgctcatcacctcagcacctacaggtacacacacactccctccgctcatcacctcagcacctacaggtacacacacaccctccgctcatcacctcagcacctacaggtacacacacaccctccgttcagcacctcagcacctacaggtacacacactccctccgctcatcacctcagcacctacaggtacacacacactccctccgctcatcacctcagcacctacaggtacacacacaccctccgctcatcacctcagcacctacaggtacacacacaccctccgttcagcacctcagcacctacaggtacacacactccctccgctcatcacctcagcacctacaggtacacacacaccctccgttcagcacctcagcacctacaggtacacacacaccctccgttcagcacctcagcacctacaggtacacacacaccctccgctcatcacctcagcacctacaggtacacacacaccctccgctcatcacctcagcacctacaggtacacacacaccctccgttcagcacctcagcacctacaggtacacacacaccctccgctcatcacctcagcacctacaggtacacacacaccctccgctcatcacctcagcacctacaggtacacacacacaccctccgctcatcacctacaggtacacacacaccctccgctcatcacctacaggtacacacacaccctccgttcagcacctacaggtacacacacaccctccgctcatcacctcagcacctacaggtacacacacacaccctccgctcatcacctcagcacctacaggtacacacacacacaccctccgttcatcacctcagcacctacaggtacacacacacacaccctccgctcatcacctcagcacctacaggtacacacacacaccctccgttcagcacctcagcacctacaggtacacacacaccctccgttcagcacctcagcacctacaggtacacacacaccctccgctcatcacctcagcacctacaggtacacacacaccctccgctcatcacctacaggtacacacacaccctccgttcagcacctacaggtacacacacaccctccgctcagcacctacaggtacacacacaccctccgctcatcacctcagcacctacaggtacacacacaccctacgctcatcacctacaggtacacacacaccctccgttcagcaccacaggtacacacacaccctccgctcatcacctacaggtacacacacaccctccgctcatcacctcagcacctacaggtacacacacaccctccgttcagcacctcagcacctacaggtacacacacaccctccgctcatcacctcagcacctacaggtacacacacaccctccgttcagcacctcagcacctacaggtacacaaacaccctccgttcagcacctacaggtacacacacaccctccgctcatcacctcagcacctacaggtacacatacaccctccgctcatcacctcagcacctacaggtacacacacaccctccgttcagcacctacaggtacacacacaccctccgctcatcacctcagcacctacaggtacacacacaccctccgttcagcacctcagcacctacaggtaaacacacaccctccgctcatcacctcagcacctacag gtacacacacacacaccctccgctcagcacctacaggtacacacacaccctccgctcatcacctcagcacctacaggtacacacacaccctccgttcagcacctcagcacctacaggtacacacacaccctccgctcatcacctcagcacctacaggtacacatacaccctccgctcatcacctcagcacctacaggtacacacacaccctccgttcagcacctacaggtacacacacaccctccgctcatcacctcagcacctacaggtacacacacaccctccgttcagcacctcagcacctacaggtaaacacacaccctccgctcatcacctcagcacctacaggtacacacacaccctccgctcatcacctcagcacctacaggtacacacacacacaccctccgctcagcacctacaggtacacacacaccctccgctcatcacctcagcacctacag gtacacacacaccctccgctcatcacctacaggtacacacacaccctccgttcagcacctacaggtacacacacaccctccgctcagcacctacaggtacacacacaccctccgctcatcacctcagcacctacaggtacacacacaccctccgttcagcaccacaggtacacacacaccctccgctcatcacctacaggtacacacacaccctccgctcatcacctcagcacctacaggtacacacacaccctccgttcagcacctcagcacctacaggtacacacacaccctccgctcatcacctcagcacctacaggtacacacacaccctccgttcagcacctcagcacctacag gtaa